The nucleotide sequence TGGTAGCCCTAATACGAAAGGACGGTTCTCATTTGGTTCGAACTCTCTGATCCTGCTTGCGATATATCGAGCAGCCCAGAGAGAAAGGTTCTCATAATCGTTTTGGATGATGACTCGCATAGTGCTCTCCTTGTCACTCCATCATAGACGGAAAGACAGTATGAGACAACTATCAGAAGGCTTCCTTGATGATTCCCCCGGCGAGGATTCTCTCCCCATCATAGAGAACCAGTGATTGTCCAACAGTCGCAGCCTTTACAGAGTCCGAGAACACAGCAGTAATGGTACCATCATCATTCATATGGGCTCTCGCTTCAGTTGGATACCCGGTGGAGCGGATCTTTGCCTGCACCTCCACTTCTCCCTCCAAGGATGGCTTGCTGCTCCACACAACGTCATCAGCTGTTACGGTACTTTGCAGCGTCTCCTCTACATAGCCGACCACCACTTCATTGGTCTGTGCGTCAAGCTGCAATACATAGAGTGGTCGTTCAGCCGCTATACCTAAGCCTTTTCTCTGTCCAATGGTGTAGTGCCAGATTCCGTCATGGGTTCCAAGAACCTTTCCATTCTGGGTAACAATATTTCCTCGCTTGTTCTCCACTTCCAGAAGATCGGTATAATCCCCATCATAGAAATCCTGACTTTCTTCTTGGTAGACTTTATGGAAGCCTTGTGCTACATCAATTGCTCGAGCTTCTTCCTTGGTCATGGAACCGAGGGGAAACAGCGTTACAGCGAGTTGAGCCTGGCTAAGGCGATAGAGGAAGTAAGACTGGTCTTTCTTTAGATCGACGGCCCTGGTTATCGCATAGCGACCGTTTTCCTCGGTAATACGGGCATAGTGCCCGGTGGCAAACTTGTCAAAGACAAGTCCGCTTTCCCTGGCATAATCAACCATGGCTCCGAACTTGATCTTGGCATTACACCATACACAGGGGTTCGGTGTACGCCCATCCATGTATTCGTCCTTGAAGTTTGCAAGCACGACTTCCTCAAATTGATCACTCAACTCAAGCACATGATGCTCTATACCTATCTTCTCACAGATTCGCTTGATCGCCTTGATATCTTCGCTCTTGTCGGGAGCGAAACAACTGGTTGAACCGAGAGGACGAGCCAAATGGGCACGTTTGTTCCAGATGGTCATAGTGACCCCTGTAACCTCATGTCCCTGCTGCTTTAGCAGATATGCTGCAACGGAAGAATCTATTCCTCCACTCATTCCTACCAGTACCTTCATCGTCCCTCCGAAAATTAATTGAACCATATAATACAACGAAACCGCCCTGGAATCCAAGGCGGTTTCTTCAAGCGAGAGTGACGGGACTCGAACCCGCGATCTACGGCGTGACAGGCCGTCGCGATAACCAGCTTCGCTACACCCTCATAGCAAGAGTGAAACTACACTATCCCTGTATTTTTGTCAACATAGCTAAAAA is from uncultured Sphaerochaeta sp. and encodes:
- the mnmA gene encoding tRNA 2-thiouridine(34) synthase MnmA: MKVLVGMSGGIDSSVAAYLLKQQGHEVTGVTMTIWNKRAHLARPLGSTSCFAPDKSEDIKAIKRICEKIGIEHHVLELSDQFEEVVLANFKDEYMDGRTPNPCVWCNAKIKFGAMVDYARESGLVFDKFATGHYARITEENGRYAITRAVDLKKDQSYFLYRLSQAQLAVTLFPLGSMTKEEARAIDVAQGFHKVYQEESQDFYDGDYTDLLEVENKRGNIVTQNGKVLGTHDGIWHYTIGQRKGLGIAAERPLYVLQLDAQTNEVVVGYVEETLQSTVTADDVVWSSKPSLEGEVEVQAKIRSTGYPTEARAHMNDDGTITAVFSDSVKAATVGQSLVLYDGERILAGGIIKEAF